The following nucleotide sequence is from Endozoicomonas sp. GU-1.
ACTGTCGCCACTGCTGACGTTTGTCGTGGGTGGTATCTTAAGCTGGTCGTGCAAAACAGAAGCCTTTGGATTCCGGTCCAGGGAGGTTTTCCTGTTGACCAACTCAAGCTGGATATTGGTCTGTGTGTTTGGTGCGCTGCCTTTTATTTTTGAAACAGAAATCAGTTTTACCGATGCATTCTTTGAAACCATGTCAGGCATTACCACCACGGGCTCTACGGTGCTGGTCGGTCTGGATGATATGAATCCGGGTATTTTGATGTGGCGCTCAGTCCTTCAATGGTTGGGGGGGATTGGCTTTATTGTCATGGCGGTTGCGGTTCTGCCTTTTCTTAAGGTGGGTGGTATGCGTCTGTTTCAGAGTGAGTCTTCCGACTGGTCGGAAAAAGTAATGCCCCGATCCGGTGTGATTGCCAAGCGGATCGTTCAGATATACCTGGGGTTGAGCGCATTGTGTGCCATGGCCTATTACATGGGAGGAATGACGGCTTTTGAAGCCATCAACCACGCAATGGCAACGCTCTCAACCGGTGGTTTCTCCACCTCCGATGCATCAATGGCACATTTTGACAACCCTGCCATCCACTGGACTGGCATCATTTTTATGTTGGTGGGCAGTCTTCCCTTTGTTCTGTTGGTAAGATTTCTGTCGGGTAATGCCGAGCCGTTGTGGAAAGATTGTCAGGTTTGGGGCTTTCTTAAACTGATTGGGTTTCTCTGGGTCACCATGACAGCCTGGTTAGTGTTGAATTCTGACTACGGCATTTTTGCTGCACTGACTCTGGTTGCCTTCAATACGACATCTGTCATAAGTACCACTGGCTTTGCCCTTACCGACTACTCAATGTGGGGAGGTTTTGCCGGAGCTTCATTTTTCTTCCTGAGTTTTATTGGCGGTTGTTCAGGCTCTACCACTGGTGGCGTTAAGATCTTTCGTTTCCAGTTGGGGCTGAGGCTACTTAATGTGCAGCTGAAGCTGTTGAGCCACCCCCGGGCCTGCTTCAGCATGAAATACAATGGTCAGCCACTGACCTCTGATATTATTCGCTCATTTGTCGGGTTCACTTTTTTCTTTCTGATGCTGACAGGCATTATCACACTGCTACTCAGTTTGATGGGGCTGGACTTTATTACCAGCCTGACAGGAGCGGTCACAGCCATTGCCAACGTTGGGCCGGGGCTTGGAGACATTATTGGTCCTGCAGGAAACTTTGCACCACTGCCCGATATGGCCAAGTGGGTATTGGCAGCGGGCATGCTGATGGGACGATTGGAGGTCATTACCGTTCTGGTGATGTTTACGTCGGCGTATTGGCGACGATAAGACGCTATCTTTTCGCAAGCGTGATAAAAAGTTTACATAGCAGGCAGTTGAAAAAAATAATACGACCTTTATATTACATGTAATATTTGTTACATGTAATGGGTTGCCTGATCACTGAACTGGTCAGGCAACCCACTGATACAGAGAGTTCATTCATGGCCTTGCGGAAAAACGCTGCACATTATCAGCGACAGTTTCGCTCCAGGATGAGAGAGCAGGGGCTGGTAAAAAAAGAAATCTGGATTATGCCAGAAAACGCCAGCCTGCTGCGGGACATTGAGCAGCAACTACGGCAAATCGATTCCTATCAACCACCAGGACCTACCATCATGACCCAGTCATCAAGTGTTTGGACGATTCAAAGCTTATACGAAGCGTTGGCTAATGACCCACTGAGTACCAGTGGTAATGCGGTGTTGAATCTGGTGGATGGGACTGAGCCCTGTCTGGAAATCAGTATGGTTGAGTTTGGTGATCTGCCTATCTACCTGACGGTTTCCGGGGAGCAGATTATTGCCGATGCGGTGCTCTGGCCTTTTTCACTGGTCAAGGACCCGGTTGCGTTAAATGATGAGGTTTTGCGTACTCACAAATTATTTCCGCTGTCGACGATCAGTCTGGATCGCTTTCCGGATGGCAATGAGTACTACACCATTTTTGGTGCACTGAGTTCATCGTCTTCACTGCAGAATATCGTGCAGGAAATAGAAACACTGGCAGCCAATGCCATCAAGGCGACAGAAGCCTATGGGAATCACCTGGCTTCTGAGTCAGTGGCTTAATACCATCAAGCATTAAAACAGGTAAATACCATGAGCATTTGGAGTAAAGTGATGACGGCCCTGAAAGGGGCGACCAACGAAGTCGGTGAAGCGATTGCAGACAGCAATGCTTTGCGTATTCTGGATCAGGAAATTCGTGAGGCGAGTGATCAGCTGCAGCAGTCCAAGACTCAGTTGGCTGGCATCATGGCCAAGCAAAAACTCTCCTCACAAAAGTGTGCCGAGCTGAAGGAAAAAGTGGCTGAGTATGAAGGCTACGCCATAAAAGCCCTGGATCAGGGCGATGAATCGCTGGCTACAGATGTTGCCAGTAAGATTGCCGAGTATGAGGCGCAGCTTCATTCAGAACTGGAAATGGAAAAGAGCTTTGCGGGCAGCATCGTCAGCCTGAAAAAGGCCATTACGGATGCAGAAGCCAACCTTCGTCGTCTTAAGCAGCAGGTTGATACGGTTAAAGCGACAGAGTCCGTACAAAAAGCACAGGCTGCCTGTGCCGCCAAACACAGCGGTGTTAACTCAAAAATGGCGACAGCGACCGATTCTCTGGAACGAATCAAACAACGGCAGGCTGAGAGGGCTGCCCAGATGGAAGCGGCCAGTGAACTTTCCGGTGATACTGCTGAGAATGATCTGCAGGCCAAACTCAAGGCGGCGGGTATCACCAAGGGGGATGCTGATGCCTCCAGCGTATTGGAACGTCTGAAGGCTCGTCAGGGTTAGTCATGATGGGGGCGAGGTAAATGCTGTCCCGATGCCGAGAAGAATGAACGCTGAGCCTGTCATCCATTTGCCCCACTGCATGCGTTGCTTGCAGTGGAGTATTTGTTTGCCAACACTGCCAGCAAACAGCCCAACAGCTGCATCAATCGGAAAGGCTACCAGCACAAACGTCAGGCCGAGCATTAAGATATCAATGTGAGCCGAGGGGCTCGACGGATCAATGAATTGCGGAAAGAAAGCCAGAAAAAAAAGAATGACTTTCGGATTCAGCACATCTGTAATCACACCCTGATAAAAAATCTTTTTCAGGGCGGCGTTGGAAATACACTGTTCATTGCTATTCTCACCTTTCGAAAAAAAGAGCGTTCGGATTCCCAGGTAACAGAGATAAGCCGCCCCGGCATATTTAATCAGCGAAAAGCCCATGGTGGACGAGGCTATCAGGGCAGACAGCCCGAGAGATGCAATGATAGTATGGATAAGTACACCGGTATGAACACCCAGTGCAGAAATGAATCCGGCCATGGCTCCCTGGGAAAGCCCGCGGGTGGTGATATACAGTAAATCCGGCCCCGGAGCCAGGGCAAGGATCAGGGTCGCTATCAGAAATAGCGCCAGTGATGACTCAGACATAACGCGTTCTCTTTCTATTCGTAGCCATCTGTCAGGGGTTTAAGAGTATAGTCCCGATTTCTCTATCAAGCGTTTCAAAGGGTGGTTTGTTTTTATGATCTTTGACTGGTTTAAACGTAAGAAGAAGACGAAAGCAAGAGTGTTTCTTTACCATCGCCGCTTAATTTGCGGTTGGGCAGTGCGGTTGAATTGGATTTGTTACCTTTCCAGATGATCCGTGAACAGTTGGGATTCACCTTGCCAGAAGGGATTCAGACGATTGAGGCAGCAGGCT
It contains:
- a CDS encoding TrkH family potassium uptake protein — translated: MTLAALMCIPLVTNIFFNTPAHYLAFTLSPLLTFVVGGILSWSCKTEAFGFRSREVFLLTNSSWILVCVFGALPFIFETEISFTDAFFETMSGITTTGSTVLVGLDDMNPGILMWRSVLQWLGGIGFIVMAVAVLPFLKVGGMRLFQSESSDWSEKVMPRSGVIAKRIVQIYLGLSALCAMAYYMGGMTAFEAINHAMATLSTGGFSTSDASMAHFDNPAIHWTGIIFMLVGSLPFVLLVRFLSGNAEPLWKDCQVWGFLKLIGFLWVTMTAWLVLNSDYGIFAALTLVAFNTTSVISTTGFALTDYSMWGGFAGASFFFLSFIGGCSGSTTGGVKIFRFQLGLRLLNVQLKLLSHPRACFSMKYNGQPLTSDIIRSFVGFTFFFLMLTGIITLLLSLMGLDFITSLTGAVTAIANVGPGLGDIIGPAGNFAPLPDMAKWVLAAGMLMGRLEVITVLVMFTSAYWRR
- a CDS encoding YjfI family protein; this encodes MALRKNAAHYQRQFRSRMREQGLVKKEIWIMPENASLLRDIEQQLRQIDSYQPPGPTIMTQSSSVWTIQSLYEALANDPLSTSGNAVLNLVDGTEPCLEISMVEFGDLPIYLTVSGEQIIADAVLWPFSLVKDPVALNDEVLRTHKLFPLSTISLDRFPDGNEYYTIFGALSSSSSLQNIVQEIETLAANAIKATEAYGNHLASESVA
- a CDS encoding PspA/IM30 family protein, which codes for MSIWSKVMTALKGATNEVGEAIADSNALRILDQEIREASDQLQQSKTQLAGIMAKQKLSSQKCAELKEKVAEYEGYAIKALDQGDESLATDVASKIAEYEAQLHSELEMEKSFAGSIVSLKKAITDAEANLRRLKQQVDTVKATESVQKAQAACAAKHSGVNSKMATATDSLERIKQRQAERAAQMEAASELSGDTAENDLQAKLKAAGITKGDADASSVLERLKARQG
- a CDS encoding LysE family translocator encodes the protein MSESSLALFLIATLILALAPGPDLLYITTRGLSQGAMAGFISALGVHTGVLIHTIIASLGLSALIASSTMGFSLIKYAGAAYLCYLGIRTLFFSKGENSNEQCISNAALKKIFYQGVITDVLNPKVILFFLAFFPQFIDPSSPSAHIDILMLGLTFVLVAFPIDAAVGLFAGSVGKQILHCKQRMQWGKWMTGSAFILLGIGTAFTSPPS